The following are encoded together in the Malaya genurostris strain Urasoe2022 chromosome 3, Malgen_1.1, whole genome shotgun sequence genome:
- the LOC131434241 gene encoding uncharacterized protein LOC131434241, which produces MKRSKPTQKALLMQVIREQDGMFKCIAESKCSYGQSIMNPGNFKRHVEALHPIVFDRLGLSSRRVDGTDSAQVKKKYKKLIVDSNKKNLVCGTLLLLTESNLPYSFFESSACKILLGPLYEAASMTLNRKAISDLIDKSSILARNFIKNEMSQKLISLKIDSATRGNRQVLGINAQYYHNNKVVVRNLAIQEMHSRQTKENLKDVIMNTLAEYSVDMKQVYSIAHDNGSNMVATVKVLKEMLEKSSLENPSINLLVANEEVRYIFELPDEMQNAESFESIEIDNCSTTSDDTVQCDDFSEDKQEETKFILSNIDDGECWRMEEILDSTRCAAHTAQLAVWDVVKPYQERITKIQKIVVKLRHREYQKIFKIHNAHLPPIANDTRWNSKYLMLSSLLNQRQFFNLLKTVFPEPDLTSHWPFIEKFRDAFEPAFVLTLKLQKIHCPLSDFYIYWLQCQAQLDKMKSNLHHRLNEIEGVDVQVNQSTSTSEPQDELDKYLSSYFEEEDIPTGISHSINESVVSQIKDLEIREKVPITIQHSDNTCSDVRFDILKYWESHKIISPILHRLAMVVLVAPSTQVSVERAFSGLKLILTDHRMRLCEKSVENLLVLKLNSDLLEQISEILSDEEANYVTELLKCQSV; this is translated from the exons atgAAACGCTCAAAACCAACGCAAAAAGCCTTGTTAATGCAGGTTATTCGAGAGCAGGACGGGATGTTCAAATGCATCGCCGAGAGCAAGTGCTCATACGGGCAATCGATTATGAATCCTGGTAATTTTAAAAGACATGTTGAGGCTCTTCATCCGATCGTCTTTGATAGACTAGGATTGTCTTCTCGTCGAGTTGATGGCACCGACTCAGCACAAGTAAAAAAGAAATATAAGAAACTCATTGTGGACTCAAACAAAAAGAACCTAGTTTGTGGAACTCTTTTACTTTTAACTGAAAGTAACTTACCGTATAGCTTTTTTGAAAGTTCTGCATGTAAAATTTTACTGGGACCGCTTTACGAGGCTGCCAGTATGACCCTGAACAGAAAGGCTATTTCAGATCTCATTGACAAAAGCTCGATACTGGctagaaattttattaaaaacgaaATGTCTCAAAAACTCATAAGTTTGAAAATAGATAGTGCTACGCGAGGTAATCGTCAGGTGTTAGGCATAAATGCTCAATATTATCATAACAATAAAGTTGTTGTTCGAAATCTTG CAATTCAAGAGATGCATAGCCGCCAgacaaaagaaaatttaaaagatGTTATAATGAATACTCTGGCCGAATATAGTGTAGATATGAAACAGGTGTACTCCATTGCTCACGATAATGGCAGTAATATGGTGGCGACTGTTAAAGTATTGAAGGAAATGCTGGAAAAATCTAGCTTGGAAAACCCCTCAATCAACTTGCTAGTAGCTAATGAAGAAGTGCGTTACATTTTCGAGCTACCTGATGAGATGCAAAATGCTGAAAGTTTCGAGAGCATTGAGATAGACAATTGTAGCACAACATCAGATGATACTGTACAATGTGACGATTTCAGTGAAGATAAGCAGGAGGAAACAAAATTCATTTTATCAAACATTGACGATGGTGAATGCTGGCGAATGGAAGAAATTCTCGACAGTACACGATGCGCCGCTCATACAGCACAATTAGCTGTGTGGGATGTTGTAAAACCCTATCAAGAACGaatcacaaaaatacaaaagatTGTAGTCAAATTGCGGCATCGCGAGtaccaaaaaatatttaaaatccaCAATGCTCATCTGCCTCCTATTGCTAACGATACTAGATGGAATAGCAAATATCTGATGTTGTCATCTCTTCTCAATCAACGTCAGTTTTTCAATTTGCTGAAAACTGTTTTTCCGGAGCCAG ATCTTACATCACATTGGCCATTTATTGAGAAATTCCGCGACGCATTCGAACCAGCATTCGTTCTTACGCTGAAGCTGCAGAAAATTCATTGTCCGCTATCAGATTTTTACATATACTGGCTTCAGTGCCAAGCGCAACTGGATAAAATGAAATCAAAT TTGCATCATCGTCTCAACGAAATTGAAGGTGTGGATGTTCAAGTTAATCAATCCACATCAACAAGTGAGCCGCAAGATGAACTAGACAAATACCTGTCATCATATTTCGAAGAAGAAGACATTCCGACGGGAATATCACATTCGATAAACGAATCTGTGGTATCTCAGATAAAGGATTTAGAAATACGCGAGAAAGTACCAATAACAATACAGCATTCAGATAACACTTGCTCAGATGTTCGATTCGACATTCTGAAGTATTGGGAGTCACACAAAATTATCTCTCCAATTCTTCACCGTTTGGCAATGGTAGTTTTGGTTGCTCCTTCAACTCAGGTTTCCGTTGAACGTGCCTTTAGTGGACTTAAACTGATTCTCACCGATCATCGAATGCGTTTATGTGAAAAATCAGTGGAAAATTTACttgttttgaaactaaattctgactTACTGGAACAGATATCTGAAATATTGAGCGACGAAGAAGCCAATTATGTGACAGAATTGCTTAAATGTCAATCTGTGTAA